In the genome of Brachypodium distachyon strain Bd21 chromosome 3, Brachypodium_distachyon_v3.0, whole genome shotgun sequence, the window GGAGGTGATTTTGAGACTGGATGTGGCCATGGAGTCCCGCGCTCTCTCATCGGATGAACGCACCCTCCGCGCCAAGTTGAAGTTGAAGTTCCTTGGTCTCTCCTCGTTGGAGCGATCCATCGCCCGACAACGCTCTGGACTCCTGCGGTTGAAGGAGGGGGATGCGAATACTAGGTTCTTTCACCTTCACGCGAGTCACCGAAGGCGTAAGAACTTCGTCTCCCAACTCCTGGTGGACGGGCCCTGATCACCGACCATGACCCCATGTCGGCTGCGGCGGACGAGTTCTTCACTAACCTCCTAGTCAATTCTGTCGAACGACCCTTTGCTCTCAACCTTGAGTTCCTTGGGGTGGAAAGACATGATCTTTCCGGGCTTGAGGGTGAGTTCTCAGAGGAGGAGGTGTGGAAGGTCTTCCGGGAGCTGCCCATGGACAAGTGCCCGGGGTCGGACGGCTTCACCGGCAGATTCTATGCCGTTTGTTGGCCGGTGATCAAGACGGATATCATGGATTGCTTCCATTCGTTGTCTCGACAGGATTCTCGTGGTCTCGTTGAGGTCAATCGGGCTTTCATTTCCTTGTTGCCTAAGAGGCCTGACGCAAGGGAGCTTAGGAACTTTCATCCCAGTAGTCTTATCCATAGTTTCGCTAAACTCATGGCTAAGGTGTTGGCGTGCCGCTTAGCCCCCAGATTGCCGGAGTTGATTGGATCTAATCAAAGCGCCTTCATCCGTGGCCGTTGCCTTCATGATAACTTCGCTCTCGTCCAGGGTTCTGCGAAGTTACTGCATGTGGCGCGGAGAGCTTCGGTTATCACGAAGGCGTTCGACTCCGTCCGCTGGTCCTTCGTCCTGGATGTCCTCTCCTGGATGGGCTTTGGTTCTCGTTGGTTGTCGTGGATTTGCGGTCTCCTTCGGATGGCTTCTACCAGGGTTCTCATGAATGGCATCCCCGGGGAGGAAATTGTCCATCGCCATGGCCTTCGGCAGGGAGACCCACTCTCTCCCATGTTGTTCGTCTTGGCGATGGATGTGTTGAACAATTGTTGATCCGGGCCTCAGAGTTTGGCATCCGTGCAGACTGTGGCCTGCGACGTCGCACTTCGATCTTCGCTGATGATGTGGTGGTCTTCCTGCGACCTAACACATGGGAGCTCTGCTCCTGTTCTGCCCTCCTTGCGGATTTCGGTCTCGCGTCGGGTCTCAGGGCGAACATTTCGAAGAGCGCGGCCCATCTCATTCGTTGCTGGGAGGCCCAGCGGAGCTTAGTTGCCGGTTAACTTCAATGCCCAATCGCTCCGTTCCCATGCACTTACCTGGGCTTGCCTTTGGGTATCCGGAAGCTTTCTGCGGCCTAGTTCGAGCCATTGGTGGACAAGGTTGTGTCCCGGTTGCAGTCTTGGGCCACGCCGATGCTGTCTAGTGGGGGCCGCCTTACTTTCGTCAAATCAACGCTCTGCGCCATGCCTATCTACTCCATGCTTTCTCTCGATATTCCCATGAGTTCCATTGGCGCCATTGACAAGATTTGTCGTGGCTTTCTTTGGAAGGGGAGGAGAGAGGCTCGCGGAGGTCACTGCCTGGTTGCGTGGGAGACAATCTGCGTGCCTAAGCAGGTCGGGGGTCTCGGCATTCCCAATCTCCGCCTCCTCAACGTGGCGTTGCGTGCGCGCTGGTGTTGGCTTGAGAGAACAGAGCCTTGGCGACCGTGGCATGGCCTGGGGTTTTCGGTCCCTACAGGCCCGATGGCTCTATTCGAGGCAACCACCTCGGTTGCCCTTGGCGATGGCCGCGACACGAGCGTCTGGCTGGACCCATGGTTGGATGGTGAGCGGCCGAAGGATCTGGCCCCCGCCCTTATTCCGGGCAATGTTGCTTCCCTCTCAGTGGCGGCAGGCTGCCTTGGCAACTCGTGGACGGCGTCGATTAACCCCAACTTGTGCGAGGAAGGCATCCGGCAATTTCTCCTCCTTTGGGATAGGATTGCCGATGTTGAGCTGGGGTCCGGCGTTGACGCCTTTCGCTAGAATTGGACGTCCACTGGCCAATTCTTAGCCAAGTCGGCCTACTTGGCCTTCTTTGAGGGGAGAGTGGACTTTGCCGGCTTGGATCTAGTCTGGAGCTCCAAGCCTCCCAGCAGGTGCAAATTTTTCCTCTGGCTGGCCTGTAGGGAGCGTTGTTGGTCGGCGGATAGACTGGCTCGTCGGGGTCTTGAGCATCCGGCTAGATGTCCTCTTTGTGATCAGGAACAAGAGCACATCTCCCATCTCTTGTTGGGTTGTTCGGTCACGCGTCTGATTTGGTGGATGCTCCTGTCGTTTTGGGGCAAGGAGGAGTGGATGCCCGATGGCAACGCTACGATTATTGACTGGTGGGCTTCTATCCCGCTGGTTGGTAAGGACCGGATGGACTTCGCGACGACCTCGACCTTGGTATTTTGGTCGGTTTGGAAGCATCGGAACAGGGTTGTCTTTGACCATGCCCGGGTCAATCATTTGGAGTTGTTGAGAGAAATTGGTAGAGGCGGAAAACTGGAGTAGGGCCGGGCCCTTTAAGAACCAGGCCTTTGCTAGGTTGCCACGTGAGTGGAGAGATAACGGTTGAATTATTTGTATCCCCCTAGTTGGGGTTTGTAGCTGCATCCCAGCAACTCTTTCTTTAATGAAATGATACACTGCAAGgatgtattctagaaaaaaaaaaactgttaaGATCGACGATACATAGGATCTCACCATGATGACTGACTGGAACTGGCTGGGGCGCTATAGTAAGCAATAAAGGAAGGGCAATGCAGTTGCATGGCCGGTGGGAAGGTCAGCTAGTGCAGCTGCGCGCATCACTGTTGCACAACATTTACATTTACTACCGTCCCGTCACAGAATCAAGCAAAATCCTCAGCACTGCATATACGAATATAAAGATCATCACATCGTCAGAATTGAACTCAGGGCTGTATCTAGCTACTCCAGCTCCCAGCAACTTAGTAATAGCAGTCTGCCATTAGGTCAAACTATAGATTCTTGACTCTCGTACTTACTcactctgattctaaatttttgactcaaatttgtccaaatatggatgtacctatttttaaaaaacgtttagatacacgtgatatttcgacaacaatttagaatggagagagtactcGCGAGTATACTCAGTACCCACAGACCACAGTGTGCTGGATCGTCGTCTCTGCTGGAAGACTGGAACAAAGTCTAAGTTATGCCTAATTATACCTGTGCAGAGATATACACAGAAGTCTGCTGCAGCTTGTCGCGGCAGTACTAGCACATGCAGCAGTGAAGCGTAAATAACAAGAGCAGAGCTAGCATGAGTACTGGCCAGTGGTTTACTGTTGCGGGCTCCAGGGATATCGATCCATGGATTGAGTATCACTTACTGGTCTTCAGACTGCTACTTGACCACATGTATGGCCGTGATCTGCAGCTGGTGACTATCCAGCTCCGTTTGGTTCAGGGGGTGCACTGGTGCAGCATGGAGTAGCTACACATCCTCTCGATCATTAAAAGCTGTAGCTACTGGTAGTGTATTGCTAGTGCTAGGAGTGGCATGCAGTTAACATTGGCATAATTAAGCTCCAACTGTTTTACCATAAGAACATGCCCCTACATATACGATCCTATCCAACTATGCTCTGTCTGCCCAAATGATTCATCGTGACACAGAGAGTGAGTGGTCCGGCGAGAGTTCAGACATGGGGCTGAGTGTTGGCTGCAGTGAGCTGGATTATGCCTCAACAAGAGACACCTTAACATGCCGATATCTTACACGCATGCACCCTGATCCCTGctaccggccggccggccgtgcaTAATGATGCAAGATCCAGGAGTGAAAATCTTGCGGGgacatgttactattttgCTGGAGCTACATGTCAGCCATCGGATAACTATACAGGCACCTGGTAGTAGCATGAATAAAATGGACGAGAAACGAGATCATGCCCGAACAGAGACGAGAACCACGTCGCAACCTAAAGATCATGTGCAATTTGATTCATCCAGAGAACCTAATACTCCGTAGCAATATTTCTCGAACAAATAATATCGACTAGTCTGCTGCTTGCTAGTTGCCATAACAAACGAGCTATTTGGTCTTCGTATGCAACGAAAATGTCACTGAAATATTGTATACTGCACAAAAGAATGCAACATTACATATACACGTGAGTAATACTACTACTACGCGTCCTGCAGAACTGTCAGTATTACTGTAGGACAACGAGAGAGCAACCAACTTGCAAGCCTAGCTGCGTATGGCAATTTGGCTAAGATCGCGATGGATGGATACGTACAAGCGGCAAGGGACCAAGAAGCTAGCATCCAACCCAACCAACCACAGGTACACTTTTTTTCCTCAGACAAACGAGACCACGAGCCCGGAAACTTTGCGTTTGGTATCTGGAGATGTTGCCAACTTCCTTTTATGTCCTACTCCTACGTACCCTGCCAAATCTCTCACTGAAACCTAAGCCGCTAATCATCTCAAGCAGGCAGCGACAAGCCAATTCTGACTGGTCATGACGGAAAGGGCAAGCTCACACGAGAGCAAGCTCTGCCACGATCGACGACAAGAAATCTTTAAACCTGCGGCGACAAATCTCTGAGCTCGCTggagaaaagaggaaaagTTGCAACTAAAGATGAAATTTCAGAGCAGAGCTGGTACGTAGTACATACATGGATGGAGGATtagagggagagaagagatgTTTGAATCGACGGGAGGGGAAATAACAATTAAGAGGAGCAAAAACGTTTCTATACCATTTCACGGTTCAAGaccaagagaaaaaggagCGATCTTTTACACAAGCGCGCGATCTTCTCTGTTAATCGTACGGGATGTTAGAGAAGAGACAAAAAGATGAGGAGACGGTGATTAGCGAGCGGTTAAGTACGAGTGGAGTAGAGCTGACGGTGGTTAATGGCTGCGCtcgcggcgcgcggcgcgggctAGACCTTGTAGATGATGAGGAAGCAGGGCAGCACGGCGCGGctgtcgaggacgacgagctcgccgccgcccatgtCGACGGAGTCGTACTGCGActggtgatgatgatgatggtctCCGTCGTCGTGCGCAGTGCGGACGCGCCCCGCGATGACGCGGCACACCAGCATCGCCCTTCGGCGcgaggccggcgacggcgaggacgcggcgctcgcgtgggcgtgggcggcgccgctgcaggcGAAGGTGCGGACCGCGGAGCCGGCCGGGCCGAGGCGGCAGGtggccacgccggcgccgaAGACGCCTCCCGAGCCGGCGCCCGCGGCGGGCCGGCACTGGAAGCGCATCATCTCGTTGCCGTCGGCGCcgcagcgcgccgccgcgccgtgcgcgcgggcggccgccctGGCCTCCTCGAACCGCGCCACTGCCCTCGCCGCGCCGTGCACCCGGAACatcgcctccacctccggcgGCGCGTCCGCGGCGGACCACCCGGACGAGAAGATCAGCTCCACCACCCGCCGCGACGAGTGGCCACCCGGCAGCTCCGCCATCGTCAGGAACGCCGAGCTAGCCACAGGCACGGGTGACGGCATGAACAACGCGGCAGCCGGGATCTGCTTCTTCGGCTTCTTTTTCGACGGAATCATCGTTGTCTCCAGCTGCTCGGCTCTCGTCCGCCTCTCCCGCCGCGGCTTGAGCTGCGTCCTGGCGCGCCGCGCGGACGCCACCGTGTCCCTCACCTCTGCCGCGGTGGCGCACGAGACTGCGGGGAGGAGCGTGTGGCTCTTCctgctcggggacggcgcgacCGCGGCGTCCGCAACGCCGTACGACCTGCAGCTCAGGGACCGCACCCACGCCGTCGCCATTGACACGGCAAACGCACGCGAGCTCCCAAGAGCAGGGCAGAGAGCTGCGCTTGCCGGATGCCTAGTCCAGTCCGCCTTCACGCCGGCGCTCTGCCCTTCTTCACGCCTTGAGGCTGTGGTTGGGCTCGCTCGGGTGGATGGAAGATGGCCGCGGCTGTCTTTGGCTTGGTTTGGCTCCGGGCGTTATTATGGTGGGGCGGGTTTATTCGCCACCACTGTGACCTGTACGCCGCTGTGCCACTGACATCACGCCGCTGGCTTTTCCCTCCTTCACCACTAATGACATGTGGCACATACTCCGTGGGGCCATTTGGCCAGTGAGTGGGTGTGCCAATGTTGTTGGTGCAAGGAGATGACGGCCAAGTACTGCTGGCAGTAGTACTAGCAGTAGTACTGCGCTTTGAGCTGGTCTTTTCAGCTGTGCTCGGTGCTCGATTTGATCTTGTTTTATTTAAGTTTTCGAATTGGAGCTCATGATTCGGGCGAATGGGAGACCGGTCCCGCCCAGCCGAGAGAAGCTGTGGCCATCATTTGTCTTCGGATTTCGGATGCCTtgcctttgtttttcttttctcctttccgTGGAGGAGCTGTGTGTGTAGCAcggccggtggtggtggtggactgGTGGTGCCCGCTTTACTATCTGGTCGTGGGACTCCAGCTCTGTATCGCAGCTGCTCCGTGGCACGCGCCGGCGCTGGTCGCTACATTTGCGGCGCTGGTGTCTGGGGCATCCACGAAAGAAGCTTGCCTTTTTGTCAATTTTTGCTGCCCCGGCCCAGCCAgccctctcttctctccgtTCCTCTATTTGCCCCTGGTCACTTTCGTTTGCAACTCATAAAAGAATCAAAGTGAGAAACGAAAAgcgaaaaagaagaagggcaaCAAACTTGAAACCGAATGGCACTAAGGTGATATGCTACCGATGAACGGTCTTTACACGCGtccaaagatttttttttaaaaacgtgCTTTCTACGGGTTTTCCTCGGCAGTTACGGGCCTAACGGCAGACACATTAGACAAAGATCGCAAGCTGAACTGAATGTTAGGAGTTAATGCAGCAAGAAAATGGTTTGGAGGTTAGCACGTGTCGACGGTGTTCTGTTGGTCTACGAGACTACGAGAGACGGACAGTATCCTGGCATCCTGATTGTTAATTAAGCGCCTCGGATTTCGTTAACGGCATCAAACAAAAAGGATTCGTCAGATACTCACATCAACCGATCGATTAATTGATCCCTCTCCTCGAACTGGTTAATTTCTTATTGACCGGCCCGCTACCTACACAAAGCATTCGGCTAGTTGCGACATCCCCTTCCTCACCGCTTCGTTCGACAACTGCAAGCAAAGCCACTTGTTTAATTTATCTGATAAGGGTTTTTTTAAAACGATATTTTCGATCGGATTCCACTGTCAGAAAGACAGGGCCGTATACTGGCAGGTGCGAGGTGTGCAGTTGTTGAGGGCCTCCAAATCTAAACTTAGTGTTAATCAGCTATTTTAATTAGCAGCATATCTAGGCCTATTAAACGGAAAGGTGAGAAGCCCGTGACAAGAAGGAGAGGAAAGAGGCCAAACGTCGTGAGTTCCCATCCAATCAATGATCTCGATCGATctttttccctaaaaaaaagttatcaGAAGCCCTTACGGTGCAGATACTTCTCTCATTCCTGATGTTCAGCGGAAGTACATTGATTCTGCAACATCTTACGTTTCACATCAATTTTAGGGTGACGTCTTACATTTTGCACTGATTTTAGGGTCATGCACGTCTTACGTTTCGCACCAGGACCTCGAATTCCTAAAGACGGCACTGCAAAAAGATAACGGGATACACCCGAGTTCGCCCACAGAGTTCACACATACTTGCTGCCTGGTGGCTAACAAGAACGCACGCCAAGTCAGACAGCAAACAAACATAAAGGTTAACAAGAACAGGAAAAAAAGTCCAGCACATAGGGCTGGGGCAATGTAGTACTAATATATATGTAATCAAAACCCTCCGAATAATTAATCCCAGTACTCAGTATAATTAGTTGATAGAGAAACGGCGGTTGCATGTACATGTCTGTGATAGCTAGCGTGAAAGTCTCGGCTAACTTCCCTTTCACAGGAAGAGAGACAAGAGCCAGGAATATCTGAACCGACGACAGCCTATATATGTACACGGCAACACTACTCCGTATACTAATATGCACGACAATCTATCTCGCTTCAGTTACTTTCTTAAATAAGCGTAAGTGTAGTTAATTAGTTCTGACACGTGAAATCTGCAGAGAAGACTTACGGCgccatgcatgccatccgGAGATCTAACCTCGGCCGCCTCGATCCACGGCCATGAATGATAGCGTGCAATCGAGCTAGCTATCTCACTCGTGTGATCATGATGGCGTCCAACGAGGCTGCTGAATATATGCACGCAGCACGCTCAAACAAGCAACTCTGATCCATCGATCTCCTCCTCATTTCCCCAAAGATCTCGACGAATTATCATTGCGCTTCGACATCGATCCGGTCGACCACACTTCAGACTTATCCGAGAGTTTAAAAAAGCCTTGATTAGTACTCCGTAATAAGGCTTGCCCAAGATCTAGCTTGTCTATGAGAAATAGTAAATGACTGATCGATGGGCAAGTCAGATTTTGGTATGTCACGGCCGGCGGCCACTTTTTCAATCCAAGCCCCCAAATCAATTCCTCCCGATTAATCAATCAAGAGTGGGTCGGGAATTCAGGGTTCTTCGTTGCGGTTGCACCTAACCGACCGGCCAACTCACAGACCGTCGACCGACGCAGCAATTGCATATTGCCAGCCATGGTTCGACCTCTACACCCATATACTACTAGTGTGCAGTCTCTGCTTTTGCTTGGCGCCCAAGAGAGGACTGCACTAGCTAGCTCTACCTCTACCACTACCAGTAGTCGTATAGCtatactatttgatcgataagGTCAGCACCTACATGTATTTGGTATACATCAGTGTCATCGTAAGAGCAGACATCCACATCCACCACCGGTAAACGGGGAATTCTTTTCACGTTGGACATCGATCAAGCATGCAAAGGATGGGGCGGTGAAAGTAAAACAAGAGAAAAGTTGGCAGCTCCACCAGCAGTGCACGAAGCACACATAGCCGGTCGGTAAGGTCTTGAGCAGGTCGCAAAAGGCCAACGAGAAAGGCACCAGCTTTTGCATTTTTGGCAGCGCGAAAGAGGAGAGGGATCAGAAGGGGGGCAAGCGGTAGAGGGCAGCAGATGGGATAGGGAATATCCAAATGTTAAAAGAAGAGCTAGcccaaaaaacaaagaatatgAAAAGCATAAAGCAACGGCGACGAGAGATGGAAACGGCAACGACAAAAGCAGAGCCATGCACAAACAAAAGCATGAGAGTTTGGAAACACCTAGTACTATTACTAGTAGCGTACGAGTAGTAGCAAGGAGCCAAGGGGTAGATACGCGTATGGAAAGGTGCGCTTTGATTTCCGTGCCGCCGTCTTTCGGCCCAGTAGTTTGCATACCGTCCACTGGGCTCATCCGGTGATACTGGTACAGGTAGGAGCAGTAGCAGCATGGGGCTAGCATGGGAGTGgctgtggcctgtgggccGACGGCCGGGTTCAAACTCGAGACGACAACGCGTGCAGCAGGGCAGGCTCagttcgtcgtcgtcgtaTTGCGTGCGAGCTTTCCCGGAGCGTGTCTTTTCTGTTGGGTGTTGGCCCAGCTAGCACGCTTCAAAGTGGAACGGCAGGCTGCTTTGCACGATCTTGGCGCTAgtcctagttttttttttttgaggaattaGTCCTAGGGTTAGATCAGGATTCAGTTAAGATTTCCTGATCGCCCCTGCGTGGCTGCTGAATCTCAGTTATTTTCTGGAGTTCATGCAGGTAGGTCGATTTGTGGTGGTACAGTAGCATAATTTTCCGCGGTTCCTTAATTAAAGCGGAGGGTGCCCTCTTTCATAAAATAACATTTAGGAAGAAACTAAAAAAAGTTACTTCGTCCACAGCTAGCTTGTCACGTGTTTTTCTTGAGCGAATTTCGTCAACCAACCAGCTCAGTCCCGTGGCGTCGAAAACGGGAACCGAAAACAGGTTGGGGAAGATAGCGTGGCATCTGATTGGTGGCCCCAT includes:
- the LOC100840443 gene encoding uncharacterized protein LOC100840443 — translated: MATAWVRSLSCRSYGVADAAVAPSPSRKSHTLLPAVSCATAAEVRDTVASARRARTQLKPRRERRTRAEQLETTMIPSKKKPKKQIPAAALFMPSPVPVASSAFLTMAELPGGHSSRRVVELIFSSGWSAADAPPEVEAMFRVHGAARAVARFEEARAAARAHGAAARCGADGNEMMRFQCRPAAGAGSGGVFGAGVATCRLGPAGSAVRTFACSGAAHAHASAASSPSPASRRRAMLVCRVIAGRVRTAHDDGDHHHHHQSQYDSVDMGGGELVVLDSRAVLPCFLIIYKV